A window of the Brassica oleracea var. oleracea cultivar TO1000 chromosome C1, BOL, whole genome shotgun sequence genome harbors these coding sequences:
- the LOC106311970 gene encoding uncharacterized aarF domain-containing protein kinase At4g31390, chloroplastic, which translates to MESIHCNSFAKPNFSLNQSLRRKHLSVLDRRDDPSRQRRTFSAVRTSNLSVTSAAASTDVSTSTRNASIGNRNPKDAAIMTTGMERVGKSSAALEQLDIERGVCIPFRKYSPETVRSKVLESRGSVVSLASRGVEIVWNLGLYWSTLVYDFLVGRDEEVVPFRARQLRNLLCNLGPSFIKAGQVLANRPDIIREDYMNELCILQDDVPPFPNEVAFKIIEEELGQPLESLFSKISSQTIAAASLGQVYRATLRATGEDVAIKVQRPQIEPIIYRDLFLFRTLASFLNGFSLQKLGCNAELIVDEFGEKLLEELDYTLEARNIEDFLENFKDDPTVKIPGVYKNLCGPRVLVMEWIDGIRCTDPQAIKDAGLDLNGFLTVGVSAALRQLLEFGLFHGDPHPGNIFAMQDGRIAYVDFGNVAVLSQQNKQILIDAVVHAVNEDYGEMANDFTRLGFLAKGTDVSPIVPALEAIWQNSAGKGLADFNFRSVTGQFNKLVYDFPIRIPERFSLVIRSLLTQEGICFTLKPDFKFLEVAYPYVAKRLLTDPNPALRERLIQVLFKDGNFQWKRLENLISLAKENVGQMSSNPALRVKRVESKLDLTDTIKDGARLFLLDEGIRRKLILALTEDSKLHVEELVDVYKLVEEEVDIPTLAMQVVQDLPNVFRDFVLSWSNSVLSDR; encoded by the exons ATGGAGTCGATCCACTGTAATAGTTTCGCAAAACCTAATTTCTCCCTCAATCAGAGCCTTCGTAGAAAACACCTCTCCGTTCTCGACCGGAGAGATGATCCTTCGCGGCAAAGGAGGACGTTCTCAGCTGTACGGACTTCTAACCTCTCAGTCACCTCCGCGGCTGCGTCGACGGATGTTTCCACTTCCACTAGAAACGCCTCGATTGGGAACCGGAATCCGAAAGACGCCGCGATAATGACGACGGGGATGGAGAGAGTAGGCAAATCGAGCGCGGCGCTGGAGCAGCTGGACATCGAGCGAGGCGTTTGCATCCCTTTCCGAAAGTATTCTCCAGAGACT GTGAGGAGTAAAGTGCTGGAATCAAGAGGATCAGTCGTCTCTCTTGCTTCACGAGGTGTGGAGATTGTTTGGAACCTGGGGCTGTATTGGTCTACCTTAGTGTATGATTTTTTGGTTGGGAGGGATGAGGAAGTCGTCCCGTTCCGTGCTAGGCAGCTTAGGAACCTTTTGTGTAACTTGGGGCCTTCTTTTATCAAAGCTGGACAGGTTCTTGCAAACAGACCTGATATCATCCGTGAAGATTACATGAACGAGCTCTGTATTCTTCAAGATGATGTTCCTCCATTCCCCAACGAG GTTGCTTTCAAGATTATCGAGGAAGAGTTAGGCCAACCTCTTGAGTCCCTGTTTAGCAAGATTTCTTCACAGACAATAGCGGCTGCGAGCTTGGGACAAGTTTATAGAGCTACTCTTCGTGCCACTGGAGAGGATGTTGCTATCAAG GTGCAGAGACCACAGATAGAGCCCATAATCTACCGGGATCTCTTTCTCTTCCGAACCCTTGCCTCGTTCTTAAACGGATTTAGTCTACAGAAACTGGGCTGCAACGCAGAGCTAATAGTTGATGAATTTGGAGAAAAACTTTTGGAGGAGCTTGACTACACCTTG GAAGCCAGGAACATTGAAGACTTTCTGGAGAACTTTAAAGATGACCCCACTGTCAAAATTCCTGGAGTATACAAGAATCTTTGTGGTCCGCGGGTTCTGGTAATGGAATGGATTGATGGTATTCGGTGTACTGACCCACAG GCCATCAAGGATGCGGGACTTGATTTAAATGGATTCTTGACCGTTGGCGTGAGTGCTGCTCTAAGACAGCTGTTGGAATTCGGATTATTTCACGGAGATCCACATCCTGGAAATATCTTTGCAATGCAGGATGGGCGTATTGCTTATGTGGACTTTGGTAACGTTGCCGTTCTGAGTCAG CAAAACAAGCAAATTTTGATTGATGCTGTTGTCCATGCGGTTAATGAGGACTATGGGGAGATGGCAAATGATTTCACTAGGCTCGGATTCTTGGCCAAGGGTACCGATGTTTCTCCTATTGTTCCAGCTTTAGAAGCCATCTGGCAGAATTCTGCCGGGAAAGGACTTGCAGATTTCAATTTCCGAAGTGTTACAG GCCAATTCAACAAGCTTGTGTACGACTTTCCCATCCGTATCCCGGAGCGGTTCTCTCTTGTTATTCGTTCTCTGCTTACGCAGGAGGGTATATGTTTCACACTGAAGCCTGATTTTAAATTTCTTGAG GTTGCTTATCCATATGTAGCAAAGCGCCTCCTAACGGATCCAAATCCCGCACTCCGGGAACGGTTGATACAG GTTCTATTCAAAGATGGTAATTTCCAATGGAAAAGGCTGGAAAACCTCATATCACTTGCAAAGGAAAACGTCGGCCAAATGAGTAGTAACCCTGCTCTACGAGTTAAGCGTGT GGAGAGCAAGCTTGATTTGACAGATACCATAAAGGATGGAGCTCGTCTTTTCCTCCTTGATGAAGGCATCCGCAGGAAACTTATTCTTGCACTCACAGAGGACTCAAAACTTCATGTAGAAGAG CTTGTGGACGTATACAAATTGGTTGAAGAAGAAGTAGACATTCCCACACTGGCCATGCAAGTCGTGCAAG ATTTACCGAATGTTTTTCGTGATTTCGTGCTGTCATGGAGCAACTCGGTGTTATCCGACAGATGA
- the LOC106329344 gene encoding uncharacterized protein LOC106329344 — MDIFCWNVRGFNDKIKRCGFRKWFRLNKPIFGGLLETHVSSIKAVSIINRVFPSWHYDCNYEFSDLGKIWLLWHPSVSVSVIHKSLQSITCKVKLPFVSAEFVVTLVYGSNCRKVRRELWSELCYLSTSPSIAQAPWTVLGDFNQILDPSEHSSASAASSSRGMRDFLNCSISSALSDLPFCGNTFTWSNKQGASVVAKKLDRILVNDMWLSSFPNALGVFGDPGISDHSPCCVFLDTSRPKLKHPFKFFSMLNANPEFKVIISECWKSLPFQGTSMRRVSKKLKELKSIIRTFSKDNYFGIEKRVTEAFEELSHCQHALLSRPSPQAGLNERKAYEKWPLLAKAEESFFQQRSHVNWLGKGDSSTSFYHRYVKARAAQNQILFLQDVHGNVIDTKEGIMNMVLDYYENFLGGPSLLSTSTFDELSQLLQFRCSLSVVDLLQAPILNTDIQEVSSLCQTTSPRVLTVIRPSSSLPTGKQWVQT; from the coding sequence ATGGATATTTTTTGTTGGAACGTTAGAGGGTTCAACGACAAAATAAAACGTTGCGGATTTAGGAAATGGTTTCGTTTGAATAAGCCAATTTTTGGTGGCCTGTTGGAGACGCATGTCAGTAGTATCAAGGCTGTGTCAATCATCAACAGAGTCTTCCCCAGCTGGCATTACGATTGTAATTACGAATTTTCGGATTTAGGAAAAATCTGGTTGTTGTGGCACCCATCAGTCTCGGTTTCAGTGATCCACAAATCCCTCCAAAGCATTACGTGCAAAGTGAAACTCCCTTTTGTCTCAGCGGAGTTTGTTGTCACCCTAGTTTATGGATCTAACTGCAGAAAAGTGCGTAGAGAGTTATGGTCTGAATTATGCTACCTATCTACTTCTCCTTCCATTGCTCAAGCTCCTTGGACAGTGTTAGGCGATTTCAACCAAATCTTAGATCCTTCTGAGCACTCTTCGGCATCTGCAGCCTCTTCATCTCGTGGTATGAGAGATTTTCTAAACTGCTCAATCTCATCGGCACTGTCTGACTTGCCGTTTTGTGGGAACACGTTCACCTGGTCAAATAAACAAGGTGCCTCGGTTGTTGCCAAGAAATTAGACAGAATCCTGGTTAATGATATGTGGCTCTCCTCCTTTCCCAATGCCCTTGGTGTCTTTGGTGATCCAGGCATCTCCGACCACAGTCCATGCTGCGTTTTCCTTGATACTTCCAGACCCAAGCTGAAACATCCTTTTAAATTCTTCTCGATGTTGAATGCAAATCCCGAGTTTAAGGTTATTATCTCTGAGTGCTGGAAGTCTTTGCCCTTTCAAGGTACTAGTATGCGGAGGGTCTCCAAGAAACTAAAAGAATTGAAGAGTATCATCAGAACTTTCAGTAAGGATAACTATTTTGGTATAGAAAAACGTGTGACCGAGGCGTTTGAGGAGCTCTCTCACTGCCAGCATGCTCTGCTCTCAAGGCCTTCACCTCAAGCTGGTTTGAATGAAAGAAAAGCATATGAAAAATGGCCTCTTCTCGCAAAGGCAGAAGAATCTTTTTTCCAGCAGAGATCTCATGTAAATTGGCTTGGAAAAGGAGACTCTAGCACCTCATTTTATCACCGCTACGTTAAGGCGAGGGCCGCTCAGAACCAAATATTGTTTCTTCAGGATGTACATGGCAATGTGATCGATACTAAGGAAGGAATAATGAACATGGTTCTGGATTATTATGAGAATTTTTTGGGTGGGCCTTCCCTACTTTCTACATCCACCTTTGATGAGTTATCTCAGTTGCTGCAATTTAGATGCTCTCTTTCAGTGGTTGACTTGCTTCAGGCTCCCATCCTCAATACGGATATTCAAGAAGTTTCTTCTCTTTGCCAAACAACAAGTCCCCGGGTCCTGACGGTTATCCGACCGAGTTCTTCACTGCCCACTGGAAAACAGTGGGTTCAGACATGA
- the LOC106299914 gene encoding flowering-promoting factor 1-like protein 1 translates to MSGVWMFNKNGVMRLVENPYNQSSGDSSDSTSSGGSQQQRMRRKILVHLPTSEVVSSYGSLERILKGLGWERYYYGDNADHLLQFHKKTSIDLISLPRDFSKFNSIHMYDIVVKNPNVFHVRDM, encoded by the coding sequence ATGTCTGGTGTATGGATGTTCAACAAGAACGGAGTGATGAGGCTGGTTGAGAATCCTTACAACCAATCCTCCGGAGATTCGTCGGACTCTACCTCCTCCGGTGGTAGCCAGCAGCAAAGGATGAGGAGGAAGATCCTTGTCCATCTTCCGACCAGCGAGGTTGTCTCTTCGTACGGATCTCTTGAGAGGATCTTGAAGGGTCTTGGATGGGAGAGGTACTACTATGGAGACAACGCCGATCATCTCCTCCAGTTCCACAAGAAAACATCCATCGATCTCATCTCTCTCCCACGAGACTTCTCAAAGTTTAACTCTATTCATATGTATGATATCGTCGTCAAGAACCCTAACGTCTTCCATGTCCGAGACATGTAG